In Symphalangus syndactylus isolate Jambi chromosome 6, NHGRI_mSymSyn1-v2.1_pri, whole genome shotgun sequence, a genomic segment contains:
- the TSKU gene encoding tsukushi isoform X1 gives MIVRPSLATWNSPTMPWPLLLLLAVSGAQTTRPCFPGCQCEVETFGLFDSFSLTRVDCSGLGPHIMPVPIPLDTAHLDLSSNRLEMVNESVLAGPGYTTLAGLDLSHNLLTSISPTAFSRLRYLESLDLSHNGLTALPAESFTSSPLSDVNLSHNQLREVSVSAFTTHSQGRALHVDLSHNLIHRLVPHPTRASLPAPTIQSLNLAWNRLHAVPNLRDLPLRYLSLDGNPLAVIGPGAFTGLAGLTHLSLASLQRLPELAPYGFRELPGLQVLDLSGNPKLNWAGAEVFSGLSSLQELDLSGTNLVPLPEALLLHLPALQSVSVGQDVRCRRLVREGAYPRRPSSSPKVALHCVDTRESAARGPNIL, from the coding sequence CCCCCACTATGCcgtggcccctgctgctgctgctggccgtGAGTGGGGCCCAGACAACCCGGCCATGCTTCCCCGGGTGCCAATGCGAGGTGGAGACCTTCGGCCTTTTCGACAGCTTCAGCCTGACTCGGGTGGATTGTAGCGGCCTGGGCCCCCACATCATGCCGGTGCCCATCCCTCTGGACACAGCCCACTTGGACCTGTCCTCCAACCGGCTGGAGATGGTGAATGAGTCAGTGTTGGCGGGGCCGGGCTACACGACGCTGGCTGGCCTGGATCTCAGCCACAACCTGCTCACCAGCATCTCACCCACTGCCTTTTCCCGTCTTCGCTACCTGGAGTCGCTTGACCTCAGCCACAATGGCCTGACAGCCCTGCCAGCCGAGAGCTTCACCAGCTCACCCCTGAGCGACGTGAACCTTAGCCACAACCAGCTCCGGGAGGTCTCAGTGTCCGCCTTCACGACCCACAGTCAGGGCCGGGCACTACATGTGGACCTCTCCCACAACCTCATTCACCGCCTCGTGCCCCACCCCACGAGGGCCAGCCTGCCTGCGCCCACCATTCAGAGCCTGAACCTGGCCTGGAACCGGCTCCATGCCGTGCCCAACCTCCGAGACTTGCCCCTGCGCTACCTGAGCCTGGATGGGAACCCTCTAGCTGTCATTGGTCCGGGTGCCTTCACGGGGCTGGCAGGCCTTACACACCTGTCTCTGGCCAGCCTGCAGAGGCTCCCTGAGCTGGCGCCCTATGGCTTCCGCGAGCTACCGGGCCTGCAGGTCCTGGACCTGTCAGGCAACCCCAAGCTCAACTGGGCAGGAGCTGAGGTGTTTTCAGGCCTGAGCTCCCTGCAGGAGCTGGACCTTTCGGGCACCAACCTGGTGCCCCTGCCTGAGGCActgctcctccacctcccggcaCTGCAGAGCGTCAGCGTGGGCCAGGATGTGCGGTGCCGGCGCCTGGTGCGGGAGGGCGCCTACCCCCGGAGGCCTAGCTCCAGCCCCAAGGTGGCCCTGCACTGCGTAGACACCCGGGAATCTGCTGCCAGGGGCCCCAACATCTTGTGA
- the TSKU gene encoding tsukushi isoform X2 has translation MPWPLLLLLAVSGAQTTRPCFPGCQCEVETFGLFDSFSLTRVDCSGLGPHIMPVPIPLDTAHLDLSSNRLEMVNESVLAGPGYTTLAGLDLSHNLLTSISPTAFSRLRYLESLDLSHNGLTALPAESFTSSPLSDVNLSHNQLREVSVSAFTTHSQGRALHVDLSHNLIHRLVPHPTRASLPAPTIQSLNLAWNRLHAVPNLRDLPLRYLSLDGNPLAVIGPGAFTGLAGLTHLSLASLQRLPELAPYGFRELPGLQVLDLSGNPKLNWAGAEVFSGLSSLQELDLSGTNLVPLPEALLLHLPALQSVSVGQDVRCRRLVREGAYPRRPSSSPKVALHCVDTRESAARGPNIL, from the coding sequence ATGCcgtggcccctgctgctgctgctggccgtGAGTGGGGCCCAGACAACCCGGCCATGCTTCCCCGGGTGCCAATGCGAGGTGGAGACCTTCGGCCTTTTCGACAGCTTCAGCCTGACTCGGGTGGATTGTAGCGGCCTGGGCCCCCACATCATGCCGGTGCCCATCCCTCTGGACACAGCCCACTTGGACCTGTCCTCCAACCGGCTGGAGATGGTGAATGAGTCAGTGTTGGCGGGGCCGGGCTACACGACGCTGGCTGGCCTGGATCTCAGCCACAACCTGCTCACCAGCATCTCACCCACTGCCTTTTCCCGTCTTCGCTACCTGGAGTCGCTTGACCTCAGCCACAATGGCCTGACAGCCCTGCCAGCCGAGAGCTTCACCAGCTCACCCCTGAGCGACGTGAACCTTAGCCACAACCAGCTCCGGGAGGTCTCAGTGTCCGCCTTCACGACCCACAGTCAGGGCCGGGCACTACATGTGGACCTCTCCCACAACCTCATTCACCGCCTCGTGCCCCACCCCACGAGGGCCAGCCTGCCTGCGCCCACCATTCAGAGCCTGAACCTGGCCTGGAACCGGCTCCATGCCGTGCCCAACCTCCGAGACTTGCCCCTGCGCTACCTGAGCCTGGATGGGAACCCTCTAGCTGTCATTGGTCCGGGTGCCTTCACGGGGCTGGCAGGCCTTACACACCTGTCTCTGGCCAGCCTGCAGAGGCTCCCTGAGCTGGCGCCCTATGGCTTCCGCGAGCTACCGGGCCTGCAGGTCCTGGACCTGTCAGGCAACCCCAAGCTCAACTGGGCAGGAGCTGAGGTGTTTTCAGGCCTGAGCTCCCTGCAGGAGCTGGACCTTTCGGGCACCAACCTGGTGCCCCTGCCTGAGGCActgctcctccacctcccggcaCTGCAGAGCGTCAGCGTGGGCCAGGATGTGCGGTGCCGGCGCCTGGTGCGGGAGGGCGCCTACCCCCGGAGGCCTAGCTCCAGCCCCAAGGTGGCCCTGCACTGCGTAGACACCCGGGAATCTGCTGCCAGGGGCCCCAACATCTTGTGA